From the Nostoc sp. PCC 7107 genome, the window ATAACCTGCAAAGATTAGAAAAACTCGCCACTGTTGAACAGGCGAGACAGAAAATTAATTCCACACACATTGACCAAAAATTAGCGCGAAGTCGTTTCAGTCGAGACTTAGCGGAAGTTAACCGCTATCGTCAACTTTTAAACGAAGGTGCGATCGCTCAAGTTAAAGTAGTGGAATTAGAAAAGACTGCCGAAGAAAGTCAACGCTTGCAAGAACAAGCAAGCGCCGAACTCACACAATCAAAATTAAGTTTAAAGGAGGAAGTGAGCCGTTATCAATCCATCATGAGTCAGGCCTGGGCAGATATTCAGCAAGCTAAACTCCGCCTAGAAGAACAGCAAAGTAGCTATCAAGGCGTAGTGCAAGCCGGGAGACTGGCGTTGCTGAAAAGTCAAGAACAACTCAAAGATATGCAGAATCAAATCACTACTCTGCAATCAGAAATCGCCCAAACCAAGAGTCAGATTACCTCATTCAAACTGCAATTACAGCAGCGCGTAGTGCGATCGCCAATTGATGGCACAATCTTTGAATTACCTGTGACAAAACCAGGCCCAGTAGTCGAAGCCGGACAAATCGTCGCGCAAATTGCACCTAAAAATAGTGAATTGATTATCAAAGCCCAAATCCCCAGTCAACAAAGTGGCTTCTTGAAAGTCGGTATGCCTGTCAAAGTTAAATTTGATGCGTATCCTTTCCAAGATTATGGAGTTGTGCAAGGGCGCGTCCATTGGATTTCACCTAGCTCGAAAGTCCAAACTGATAGCGAAGGCAAAGCCACTATCGAAACTTATGAATTGGATATTGTTTTAGATAAAAATTATATCCAAGCAGGTGATAAAAGCATTGTCTTAACACCTGGTCAAACAGCAAATGCTGAAGTAATTATTCGTCAGCGTCGTGTCATTGACTTTATCTTAGATCCATTTAAGAAATTGCAAAAAGGCGGACTAGAACTGTAATTATTATTTCTGCTTAGTTTTGAAACATAATCATGTATCTTGATTTTTCATAGGGTAGGCTTTTATAGTCTGCCCTGATTTTACTTTTAATTTTATTCATGATACTTAGATGCAATCTGAAATTTTATGTCTAACAAAACATATTAATTATTCAACGAAACTTCCACTAGATAGAGATAAGAAAAACTCTCTCAAGCCAACATATATAAACATGCGGCTCACTTCGATACTGACTACAAAACACTAATCAGAATTAGTGGAGGGGAATAATTATGTCCAAGCCGTTAAATATTGCTATTGAAGACATTATTTACTACATCAAACTCTCTTGCCAGATGCCTAGTATATTGAATGCGATCGCCACACAAAAAATTATGGCGGAGACAGTTGAAAAAGTCGGCATTATCATCGAACTAGAAGAACTACAACAAGCCGCAGATAATTTACGTTTTGCTAACAAACTCCTGAGAGCAGAAGACACTTGGGACTGGCTAGAAAAACATCATCTTTCGCTAGATGATTTTGAAGAAATAGCTAAAACTAACATCTTATCTACTAAATTAGCCAAGCATTTATTTGCTGAGAAAGTTGAACCATATTTTTATGCTCGGCAATTTGAATATTATGGAGCCGCTACTTATGAAGTTATCTTAGATGATGAAGACTTGGCTTTAGAGCTATTTTATGCTTTGCAAGAAGGCGAAATTAGTTTTCAAGAAATTGCCCGTCAATACATCGAAAATCCCGAAATTCGTCGCGCTGGTGGCTATCAAGGAATCCGCCACCGTGCCGACTTTAGACCAGAGATTGCCGCAGCCGTTTTTGCTGCTACTCCACCGCAAATTCTTAAACCAATTGTCACACCTAAAGGAGTACATATAATTGCGGTTGAGGAAATCATTAAACCAGAATTAAACGAGCAATTACATCTGCAAATTATGGGAGACTTTTTTAATAATTGGTTACAACAACAAATTGCCAATTTAGAAATTGTGACAAAACTACCCAATAATTCTTTATCATCACAAAATTTACCCAAACCTGCTTAATTAACACTTTTGGAGTTTGCCAGCATATTGCAGGAATATGACAATTTATTCGCCAGATTCTGAATACTAATTGAGTGAGATATACGGCATTATCAACTTGCGGCTTCCGCGTTAAAGAGAATAACTCATTGAGAAACTAACAACATAACCAAATGGAGAATAGGGAACTCGAATCCCTGACCTCTGCGGTGCGATCGCAGCGCTCTACCAACTGAGCTAATTCCCCCTAGAATAGTATTGAGTGCTGAGTTAAGAAGATATCACATTCAATCAACGCTCTACCACTATATGAGATTTTAACACTCACTTACGCTTGGCTGCGGTTCTTTGCCAGAAAACACATTTTGGACTCGTTCGAGTTCTAAGTCACTCAGATAGTCTACAGTCCAGTTACAACAGCGCTGAAGCATGTGGAAAGGGTAGGTATTCGCTACACCGACAACCTTCATCTGTGATTGTTTGGCTGCTTGGATACCTGCGAAGGTATCTTCAATTGCTAAACATTCTTGCGGTTGCAGATTTAATTCGGGATATTTTTGGTTAAAGCGTTCAACTGCTAAAAGATAACCCTCTGGGTGGGGTTTACTTGTGGTGATATCGTCACCTGCGACAATCACTTTAAAATATTCTGTTAGTTTGGTGCGTTGGAGTACAAATTCTATTTCTTTGCTGAGTGCGCCACTGACTAAGCCTAAATTGATATTTTGCGAACGCACCTGATATATTAAATCTTCTACACCTGCATATATGGGCAGTTTTTCTAATTTTTCCAATTCTAGCAAGTATGCTTCAGCTTTGCGGCTAAGTAGTTGATTGAGAGACTCTTCTGTTAAAACTCTACCGCGATTTGCCAGCAGTTCTTGAAAACAAGCGCGATCGCTCCTTCCCAAACAAGTCTGACGTTCTTGCAGTTTTTGGGGTTGGAGATTTTCTTGAATGAGAATCTCATCTATTAGTTGCAGGTGGATATGCTCATCGTTAATGATGACACCATTAAAATCAAACAGTATTGCCTTTACACTCATGCTGTTATGCCAAAAACTGGAGATCCGAAACCCTCCAAATCATTATTATCTATTGTGCTGTCTATTGATCCCTCACTATATAGCGGTAGTCAGAATGTTAGGACAATTTGAAAGCTTGAAAGCCAGGAATAGTAAAACTTTTTCTCCGGCCTCTCCGCAGTCGCTACAACGGGGGGAACTCCCGCAACGCGCTGCTCTCTGCCCCCTGCCTCCTGGTGACTTTTTGCTCTAGATAGTTGAAATTGTGCAAGCATTTATGCTTAAAATTGCTGAATAGGTCAATCAAGCTTGAAAAAAGGCCAAGATGACCATTTGCAGGACGCACCCAAGCTATGCTGACTGATATATTGCCTTTCTCTTTTGAAGTAGATACTGTTGCGATCGCTGGCGCTAGTCTGTGGTCTTTAGCGCTGTACTTAGGTTTTTTCCCGTGTAGTGAATGGGTAATTGAGCAATTAAACCGTTGGTTTAACTTTGCCGAGCGATCGCTTTATATTAGCCAGACTGAATTTGAGAAGACTCGCAAAGCCAGAGAATCCCAAAACGCTTTTTATGCCTCATTATTTAGCATCCTACCATTTTTAGCGATAGGTACTTTATTGAACTGGGGCGTAGAAATCAGTTTAGGTCGCAGTTGGGCAGTTAGTATGGGGATACTTGCCTGTATTGGTTCTGGCATTTATGAACTGGGGCGACGAGATGGTCAATCTTCAGATTAAGGAAGATTCAGAGAGAAAAGAATTTCTGGCGTTGCTAAAAAGCTTAATTCATCCCTCATTTATACGCCGAATTTCTTTTTGAGCTTTTCGGCTGAGTAAGAATTATGTATGTGCATTAAGACCTGGTTAATGCCAAAAATTAGGTTAGTTTATTACAATATTGAGGAAAGCAATTTCTTAAAAAGAAAATTA encodes:
- a CDS encoding HlyD family efflux transporter periplasmic adaptor subunit, producing the protein MPNSYPNSSSVLTQQQDELRQFDNSDVVVDDPIQVAQINDWYYGTEELLDALPKLWTRSMLYLLIAFAAIVIPWTMLTKVDETGSARGRLEPKGATQKLGVPVTGAVKAVNVQEGATVKAGQVLMQLDSDVLQTDLQQTQTKLEGSINRLSQLELLKNQLMLAINIQEQQNQAQALEKVAQVNQAQQNLDAKISSYNLQRLEKLATVEQARQKINSTHIDQKLARSRFSRDLAEVNRYRQLLNEGAIAQVKVVELEKTAEESQRLQEQASAELTQSKLSLKEEVSRYQSIMSQAWADIQQAKLRLEEQQSSYQGVVQAGRLALLKSQEQLKDMQNQITTLQSEIAQTKSQITSFKLQLQQRVVRSPIDGTIFELPVTKPGPVVEAGQIVAQIAPKNSELIIKAQIPSQQSGFLKVGMPVKVKFDAYPFQDYGVVQGRVHWISPSSKVQTDSEGKATIETYELDIVLDKNYIQAGDKSIVLTPGQTANAEVIIRQRRVIDFILDPFKKLQKGGLEL
- a CDS encoding peptidylprolyl isomerase; protein product: MSKPLNIAIEDIIYYIKLSCQMPSILNAIATQKIMAETVEKVGIIIELEELQQAADNLRFANKLLRAEDTWDWLEKHHLSLDDFEEIAKTNILSTKLAKHLFAEKVEPYFYARQFEYYGAATYEVILDDEDLALELFYALQEGEISFQEIARQYIENPEIRRAGGYQGIRHRADFRPEIAAAVFAATPPQILKPIVTPKGVHIIAVEEIIKPELNEQLHLQIMGDFFNNWLQQQIANLEIVTKLPNNSLSSQNLPKPA
- a CDS encoding HAD family phosphatase; the encoded protein is MSVKAILFDFNGVIINDEHIHLQLIDEILIQENLQPQKLQERQTCLGRSDRACFQELLANRGRVLTEESLNQLLSRKAEAYLLELEKLEKLPIYAGVEDLIYQVRSQNINLGLVSGALSKEIEFVLQRTKLTEYFKVIVAGDDITTSKPHPEGYLLAVERFNQKYPELNLQPQECLAIEDTFAGIQAAKQSQMKVVGVANTYPFHMLQRCCNWTVDYLSDLELERVQNVFSGKEPQPSVSEC